Within the Streptomyces vilmorinianum genome, the region GCGGTGCGGATCGTGCGGTGACCGTCGCGGGGGGCGACGGGGAGCGCGTCGGTACGGGAGAGGGCGCCGGCCTTCTCGAAGGCGCGGCGGACCTGGCGTACGACCGTGGCGTGGTCGATGTTGCCGGCGGCGGCGACGACCAGGTGGGTCGGGTCGTAGTGCTTCTTGTAGAAGCGGGCGATCCGGTCGCGGTCGAGGGCGTTGACGGTGTCGACGGTGCCGAGCACCGGGCGGCCGAGCGGGGTGTCGCCGAACATCGTTCGCGCGAACAGGTCGTGCACGATGTCGCCCGGGTCGTCCTCGGTCATCGCGATCTCTTCGAGGATCGCCCCGCGCTCGACGTTCACGTCCTCTTCGAGGATCAGCGAGCCGGTGAGCATGTCGCAGACGACGTCGATCGCGAGCGGCAGGTCGGTGTCGAGGACCCGCGCGTAGTAGCAGGTGTACTCCTTCGCCGTGAAGGCGTTCATCTCGCCGCCGACCGCGTCGAGCGCGGCGGAGATGTCGAGGGCGCTGCGTCGCTTGGTGCCCTTGAAGAGGAGGTGTTCCAGGTAGTGCGTGGCGCCGTTGAGGGCGGGCGTCTCGTCGCGGGAGCCGACGTGCGCCCAGATCCCGAAGGTGGCGGAGCGTACGGAGGGCAGGGTCTCGGTGACGATCCGCAGGCCGCCGGGGAGGGTGGTGCGGCGGACCGTGCCGATGCCGTCCTTGCCCTTGAGAAGCGTTTGGGTACGGGCGACGGCCCGCCCCTCCGAAGAGGGGCGGGCCGTCGTCACGGAACTACGGGACGTCACTGGTCGGTGTCGTCCTTCTTGTCCTCGGCGGCGGCGTCCTCGTCCGCCATGACGGGGACGAGGGAGAGCTTGCCGCGCTGGTCGATCTCGGCGATCTCGACCTGGACCTTGGCACCCACCGCGAGCACGTCCTCGACGTTCTCCACGCGCTTGCCACCGGCGAGCTTGCGGATCTGCGAGATGTGCAGCAGACCGTCCTTGCCGGGCATCAGGGAGACGAACGCACCGAAGGTGGTGGTCTTGACGACCGTACCCAGGTAGCGCTCGCCGACCTCCGGCATGGTCGGGTTGGCGATGCCGTTGATCGTGGCGCGGGCGGCCTCGGCCTGCGAGCCCTGGGCGGCACCGATGTAGATGGTGCCGTCGTCCTCGATCGTGATGTCGGCGCCGGTGTCCTCCTGGATCTGGTTGATCATCTTGCCCTTGGGGCCGATGACCTCACCGATCTTGTCCACCGGGATCTTGACGGTGATGATGCGCGGCGCGTTCGGGGACATCTCGTCCGGAACGTCGATCGCCTCGTTCATCACGTCGAGGATGTGCAGACGCGCGTCACGGGCCTGCTTCAGCGCGGCGGCCAGGACCGAGGCGGGGATGCCGTCGAGCTTGGTGTCGAGCTGGAGCGCGGTGACGAAGGTCTTCGTACCGGCGACCTTGAAGTCCATGTCGCCGAAGGCGTCCTCCGCACCGAGGATGTCGGTGAGGGCGACGTAGTGGGTCTTGCCGTCGATCTCCTCGGAGATCAGACCCATGGCGATACCGGCGACGGGGGCCTTCAGCGGCACACCGGCGTTCAGCAGCGACATGGTGGAGGCGCAGACCGAGCCCATGGACGTCGAGCCGTTGGAGCCGAGGGCCTCGGACACCTGACGGATCGCGTACGGGAACTCCTCGCGCGTCGGGAGGACCGGCACGATGGCGCGCTCGGCGAGCGCGCCGTGGCCGATCTCGCGGCGCTTGGGCGAGCCCACGCGGCCGGTCTCGCCGACGGAGTACGGCGGGAAGTTGTAGTTGTGCATGTAGCGCTTGCGGGTCACCGGGGAGAGGGTGTCCAGCTGCTGCTCCATGCGGAGCATGTTGAGGGTGGTGACGCCCAGGATCTGGGTCTCGCCACGCTCGAACAGCGCCGAGCCGTGCACGCGCGGGATGGCCTCGACCTCGGCGGCGAGCGTACGGATGTCCGTGATGCCGCGGCCGTCGATGCGGACCTTGTCCTTGATGATCCGCTCGCGGACCAGCTTCTTGGTCAGGGCGCGGTAGGCACCGGAGATCTCCTTCTCGCGGCCCTCGAAGGCCGGGAGGAGCTTCTCGGCGGCGAGCTCCTTGACGCGGTCGAGCTCGGCCTCGCGCTCCTGCTTGCCGGCGATGGTGAGCGCCTGGGCGAGCTCGCTCTTGACCGCGGCGGTGAGCGCCTCCAGGACGTCGTCCTGGTAGTCGAGGTAGACCGGGAACTCGCCGGTGGGCTTGGCGGCCTTGGCGGCGAGGTCCGACTGGGCCTTGCAGAGGGCCTTGATGAACGGCTTCGCGGCCTCGAGACCGGCGGCGACGACCTCCTCGGTCGGCGCCTCGGCGCCGCCCTTGACGAGCTCGATCGTCTTCTCGGTGGCCTCGGCCTCGACCATCATGATCGCGACGTCGCCGTCCTCCAGGACGCGACCGGCGACCACCATGTCGAAGACGGCGTCCTCGAGCTCGGTGTGCGTCGGGAACGCGACCCACTGGCCCTTGATCAGAGCGACACGGGTGCCGCCGATCGGGCCGGAGAAGGGCAGGCCGGCCAGCTGCGTGGAGCAGGAGGCGGCGTTGATCGCGACCACGTCGTAGAGGTGGTCGGGGTTGA harbors:
- a CDS encoding M16 family metallopeptidase, with amino-acid sequence MTSRSSVTTARPSSEGRAVARTQTLLKGKDGIGTVRRTTLPGGLRIVTETLPSVRSATFGIWAHVGSRDETPALNGATHYLEHLLFKGTKRRSALDISAALDAVGGEMNAFTAKEYTCYYARVLDTDLPLAIDVVCDMLTGSLILEEDVNVERGAILEEIAMTEDDPGDIVHDLFARTMFGDTPLGRPVLGTVDTVNALDRDRIARFYKKHYDPTHLVVAAAGNIDHATVVRQVRRAFEKAGALSRTDALPVAPRDGHRTIRTAGRVEVLGRKTEQAHVVLGMPGLARTDERRWALGVLNTALGGGMSSRLFQEVREKRGLAYSVYSYTSGFADCGLFGVYAGCRPSQVHDVLKICRDELHKVASDGLSDDEIARAIGQLSGSTVLGLEDTGALMNRIGKSELCWGTQMSVDDMLARIAAVTPDEVREVARDVLGQRPSLSAIGPLKDKQAARLHESVA
- a CDS encoding polyribonucleotide nucleotidyltransferase, giving the protein MENETHYAEAVIDNGTFGTRTIRFETGRLAKQAAGSAVAYLDDDTMVLSATTASKKPKDQLDFFPLTVDVEERMYAAGKIPGSFFRREGRPSEDAVLTCRLIDRPLRPSFKKGLRNEIQIVETIMALNPDHLYDVVAINAASCSTQLAGLPFSGPIGGTRVALIKGQWVAFPTHTELEDAVFDMVVAGRVLEDGDVAIMMVEAEATEKTIELVKGGAEAPTEEVVAAGLEAAKPFIKALCKAQSDLAAKAAKPTGEFPVYLDYQDDVLEALTAAVKSELAQALTIAGKQEREAELDRVKELAAEKLLPAFEGREKEISGAYRALTKKLVRERIIKDKVRIDGRGITDIRTLAAEVEAIPRVHGSALFERGETQILGVTTLNMLRMEQQLDTLSPVTRKRYMHNYNFPPYSVGETGRVGSPKRREIGHGALAERAIVPVLPTREEFPYAIRQVSEALGSNGSTSMGSVCASTMSLLNAGVPLKAPVAGIAMGLISEEIDGKTHYVALTDILGAEDAFGDMDFKVAGTKTFVTALQLDTKLDGIPASVLAAALKQARDARLHILDVMNEAIDVPDEMSPNAPRIITVKIPVDKIGEVIGPKGKMINQIQEDTGADITIEDDGTIYIGAAQGSQAEAARATINGIANPTMPEVGERYLGTVVKTTTFGAFVSLMPGKDGLLHISQIRKLAGGKRVENVEDVLAVGAKVQVEIAEIDQRGKLSLVPVMADEDAAAEDKKDDTDQ